ACTACGTCCGCGCTTTTATTGCGGATCAGGTCTACCGGAGTCACTACATTGCCCTTGGATTTGCTCATCTTGGTTTTATCCGATGCTAAGCACCAGCCAGAAATCATCAGGTTTTTCCACGGCACCACATCTTCATGCAAATACGCTTTTACTAATGTGTAAAACGCCCAAGTGCGGATAATTTCATGAGCCTGCGGGCGCAAATCTGCCGGAAACAGTTTAGCATGGCGCTCCGCCGTACCATCACGCAAATTAGCATTAATACTACGCGAGCTAAGCTGCGGCGAAATGGAGCTGGTTGCCCATGTGTCCATTACATCTGCATCAGGCCGCACAATATAAATTTTTCCTTCTTTCTCAAAAATTTGAGAAAATTCGGCCGCTGGGTTAGGGCCTGAGTTGCCACCAAGAGCGTCAAACCGCTGATACTTATAACCTAGCTTCTCAAAAAACTCTTTCGTAGTATCCGTGTCTAATGGATTAAGTGGCAACATATCTATAGTAGGAACAATTATTTCCTCAGCACCTACAGGATTATACTGAAGCCCATGCACAAAAGCACCTTTTTCAGTGCTTGCTGAATAGTTTTGCACTTCTACTTGCTGCACGTACCAAACAGGAAAGGGTACCCCAAAATAGCGTTGTCGCGAAATGCACCAATCCCAGCTAAGACCCTCAATCCATTGATTCATGCGCACTTGCATATATTTAGGATACCAATTGGCTTCATCTGCCTTAGCTTTCAGCGCTTCTTTTTGATCTAGAACCCTTATAAACCATTGATATGTTGGCAAAATTTCTAGTGGCGCACCCGAACGTTCGGCGCATTTTACTGCGTGGATGATTGGCTTGCTATCCAACAAATCACCCGATGCCTCTAGCAACTCGATAGTTTTTTCGCGGGCGGCTTTTGCTTTCAGTCCATTCAGGCTATCCGCATGCGCCCCTTCTAAGCCTTCGATTTTGCCATACTTATTCAAAATTACACGTGTAGGCAAATCATGCTTGCGCCATTTTTCAATGTCAGCTTCATCGCCAAAGGTGCAACACATCATAATGCCGGTGCCTTTTTCGGGCTCCACGGCCTCGTCTTCTATAACAGGCACTTTCACACCAAACAATGGAGTGACGGCAAATTTGCCTCTAAGATGCTGATAGCGTACATCTTCTGGATGATAAAACACCGCTACACACGCAGGCAACAATTCGGGGCGGGTAGTGGCAACAACAATTTTCTCATCGCTGCCATCAATAGCGAAATGAATGTCATTAAAAAAGCTTGGCTGCTCTTTGTCTTCCACTTCGGCCTGTGCAATGGCAGTTTGATCCACCGGATCCCACAGCATCGGCTGCAATTTGCGATAGGCGTGTGAGTTACCGAACAAATCAAGAAACGACATTTGCGAAATGCGACGACTCTGCTCACTCACTGTATGATATTCTTCATTCCAATCTACACTTAGCGCAATTGAAGAAAATAACTCGCGGAACTCTTTGCGCGCTTCTTCACTCACACCCATGCATAGCTCTATAAAGTCTTCACGGCTCAAATCCGATGCCCGTACTTTTTTGGCCTTTTCCACCAAACGCTCGGTTGGCAGGCCATTATCATCAAAACCCATGGGATAAAATACCGTTTTGCCGCTCATGCGCTGGTAACGGACAATAAAATCCGCTTGGGTGTAGCTATATATATGCCCCATATGCAACATACCCGAAACCGTAGGCGGTGGCGTATCAATCACATAGGTTTCATCACGCGTAAGACTGCTGTCCCAGCGATACACCTGCTTTTGTTCCCAGGTGTCATGCCAACGGCTCTCAGCTTCGCTATGATCATATTTTTCCGGCGGTGTTTTCATTAGGCAACATACTAAATTTTACAAAATAAACGTCGTTAATACTCTGATTCCATCTTAATTTCAATATTTGCCACGGCAATTTTGAATTTTTTTTAGACTTATTCTATTTAAACTTAATATCGCAGCACTTGTGCAACACAAATTCCGCACAAAACTAAAGGGAGGCCTGAGCCTCCCTTTTAACCTTAGCACTGCTGTCACACTTAGCTAGAGAGTTTCCACCCAGCCTGCAACTGCATTAAACACCATATATGCAATCACCAGAACGCCCAAAATTAGCAGTTCCATGTATGATTAACGCACATTCAATGCATTAAAATCTACTGCGCTATAACCATAGATATGGGGGCCAGCAGAAGTTGGGCTGTAGTACAGCGCATCGGAACTTGAACCAACACATGCGGAAAGGCTGGTGCAAAGAAGGGCGCAAGCGACTAAGCGCATGGCATTTTTTTGAATGTTTTTCATTGTCTTTTCTTTCAATTTATCTGGGCTGCATTCGCAACCGGTGTTTTAAGGTTGATGCAGTTCTAACCCAGCGAAGAATGAATGAGAAATGCCATAATCACCAAAGCCCATGCAAAAAACGCATACCTAATAATAGCTGCCTCATATTGTGGATAATATGAATAACCATCTATATATAGTGGTAATTCTACAGTTTATGATATCAGAGCATAAACGCGTTTCTTGGCAACGCACAAAATTAAAAAATCAAATCGCAGCGATAACGACAAGATTAATTCACAAATATAACTAAAGCATACGCAATATGCCCAAAGTGTTAACGCATTAACCAAATATTAAATTTCTTCCTGTTGATTTGTATAAGGGCGCAAATTCTGCTATGTTATTAGCTCACCCCAAATAACTAACAAAAAACAACCATGGGAGTGCAATGTCGCTATTCAATACCATCGTTAAAGGATTAGAGAATTTCTTCTCTAATCCTCCTCAGCCAACTTCCGTACAATCATCTGAAGATGAAGCGGAGCATTTGGCACTGCTTACACAATCGGCTAATCGAATTCGCGACACTTTGGGAGCTATAGAAAGCGGCAGATTAATTGCCGACTCATCTGTCACGACCAATGCCGCCACTACCGCACAAATGCGTTATCAAGATTTAATTGCTCAGCCAAAGCCTGACACCCGTGAGATTTCACGTTAGTAGCCTATGATAAGAGGCTATTATGCTGCACTATCCCCCGATAATATATATTCAGCACTACTACCATCGCTATTTGACAACACAAACAACTTACATAATGCATATTGTCCTGCTGTTTTGGTGTGCGACTGTCTATGCCGTAATATAGCTCCTGAAGCAGCACTAAACGTTACCGCACCCGCAGCTACTTGCAGCACCGTACATTCAAATCCTGCCGGCAAATCATTCGGCAATGTCATTGTGATCGCCGAGGCATTATCGCAAGTTATCAGATCACCGCGATCCGTTACAGCCAGAGTATAACCAGTTGCAATTTGCGTGTTTATCGCAGAACGCATCGAATAATTTGCCACCCATGCAGCGCCATCATATACATAAAATCTGGATTCATCTGCCACCCACAACGTCATACCCGAATTTGGAACAATAAAACGCCAGATTTGCTCAAAATACGCTATTTCGCCATCATGGCCAGCCCAGTCCTCTGTTGCTCCCGAAGCGATAATGTACATATCACCTTCAGCCGGACTAGCGGGTGGCACTGCTAAATCCTTATCCAATCCATGCCCATTCAGCAAAGCATCTATGCGCGTAAACGCCATATTAACCGTTATCTCTTTTTGCGCTTGCGACTGCTCAACAAGCGTCATCCCCAAATTTGGAGTAGTTGCCATAACAAATCCTTAATGTTAAATATTAATAGGTTAAATGCATATTGATAGCATTAATTAACAAACTGCTTGTGCAAGTTATTGACCTTGCTTGTACAATAGATCATAGTAAAAAAAACAACTGCGAGAGTCCGTTATGCCCACAATGAAGCAAGTCAATGATCAAATCGAAAAGCTTCCTTCATCCGCCCGTTATATATTCGGCACAAAAAAAGAAGTTCGAAAACTTCCTTCCATTTTAGAAAATAACGAGCATATTCGCGCCTTAACCTCGGGTTATGTAGGCAGCAATACATGGTTATTAGTATGCACCGACCGCCGCATTATCTTTCTGGATCGCGGATGGCTATACGGCTTAAAACAAATTCAAATGCCTTTAAACCGCATAAACTCCATCGATCACGAAATTGGCATGGCCATGGGCAGCATTTCTGTTTGGGATGGTGCCACACGCATGACCGTAAACAATATCATCCGCAACAAAGTAGATGCATTTGTTAAAATTGCTAAACAGTCTATGGAAGAATACAACTATCGCGTAGCGCAATATCAGCAGCAACGCATGCAACAACAGCAACCGCAGCAACAACAGCCTGCTCCACAGCCACAGCAAGCACCTCAACCGCAACCCGCAGCAGAACTCACTCCACAGCAAAAAGCGCAGCGCATGAGCCAGCTATCTGAGCATTTAGAAAAACTTGCTGTGTTGCGGGACAAAGGCATTCTCACCGAAGAGGAATTCCAAGAGCAAAAAACAAAAATGCTCTTATAGTTACACCACCGCTTCCGCTGCATATCCTCGACCTACAACTTGCGACATCTGATAAACCCGTAGTTTTACAGCAGGTTGCGCGGCACCAAAATCTGCAATCTGCATAGATTCCGTATATTCCACTTCATTAGAATTTACAAATAATGTACGCACCACATTATTTTCCTCATCCAAAACATCCACTTCGTAACGCTCAAACGCTTCGTTCATAGGAATATCCACATAATCGCGCCAGCCGCCTCCTGCCCGATCGCGCCGCACCCACATAATACTAATGGTATTCGAGCTGCTCCGCGCCGCCGAAAGATGCACAGGGCTATAAGGGCGCCATCCATTGCCACCATAGGCATAGTCTACTGTGTTAGTATTCCCCAAAGTCGCCCCTATAGTCACAGGCTTGTATAAGCGGCTAAGACCAATGCCACTATGCGATGCCACAACTTTCTCTATACGACCATTCAGCAAAACAAAACGCTCACCAACCATATGACTAGCTATAGCATATTCCGTACCTAATCGCCCGCGCAGCAGTCCGGTTAGCCGGTACTTTCCGGTCGCCAGCATCTCTGCATTAGTAAATTGCACCAACTCCTCACCTATCAAAGCCAGATTTGCTCCATTCAATACGGCAGCAAATGTCGCATTTTCTAACCCCTCACTGCCCAGCAGCACCACATCCACAGAGCTTATTTCATCCAGCACGGTATGTTTGCCATCTGGAAGCACAGTCAGTGCCGTTCCTACAATGGCAGGGCTGTCACTAATGGCTACTTGGCCATAACTCCCTCCCCCATCATCCGAGCGATACACAACCGCTCCACGCCATCCCGCATCCAATCCTGTGAGTGCAAAATGAAGCAATGATTGATTAGGGTCATCAAAAGGCAATATTGGCAAATCCAGTATTTCCATTTGCGTATTTCCTAACGGCACCACCACTTGCGTTCGCGATTGCGCATTGGCAGGGGGCAAATAAACATCATAACTTGCAATGTCTTCTGCGACCCCTCGCAGTCGCAGCAGCCCTGGCTTGGTTTGCAACACATCAACAATGCGCATGCGATGAAATGCACCATCAACATTTATCTCCACAATATCAGTAGGCTCCAGCAAACCATATTTCATTGGCACATTGCATTCATACTGCGTGCGACTAATCCAGCTATGATACAACCATTGATCAGCCAGCACTTTTGCCCCCTGATCCGATAGAACTAAGGGCAAACTCACCGTTTTAATTTCACGGCTTTTGGTCACTTGCCGTTGCGAGAACTGATTCCCTTGCAAATAGTTACTACTACGATTGACATAAAGCACATTTACCTGCCGTGGCAGTTCCAATTCTTGTTGCCTACGCACCAACACTAAGTCCTGCGCATTATTTTCTCCTTCCATCGCAATTAAATCCTGCTTATCCAGATTGGCAGCTATACCACCTCCACGCGGTACAAATTTTATCAAACCATCCGATTCCACCGCATCAAAGAAATACGCTGCCATCAATTGTTCAATTAACCTGCGGGCATTATTTGGTGCCGCTACTACATAGCCCTCCACCAAATCCGTCAATCGCGTTACATCAAATTCGCTATCATCCAACCCTACTTGTCGGCATAAATCCGCTACAATCGCCGCTAGTGCAGATATACCTAATTTACCATTTATCCAATGTCCGGTTTTCCACTGCCCACCATCTGCCCACACAGAAAGCAAATCAGGCCAATAAGGAAAAGGCCGTGCATCCCATGTCCAAACGAACATACGTTCAATCATTAAGGAGTCTTTCCATTGCAACTCTGTTGCCTTCAGACCCGTGCGTTGCGCCCTAAAATCAACCCGCCCCCGCGAGAAACGAGGAAAGAATCCTTCCGAGCTATCGGGATCATAAAACACATTCGGCTGATTCGTTGCACCGTCCACACTAGGAAACCCATATTCTGTGAACCATATTGGTTTAGACTGCGGCACCCATGCTGTGGTCTGGCCGTTAGGGTTTACATGGGTGTTATTCCACCACCATGCTATATCCTTAGATGCATAGGCTGCTCCTAGGGGCTGCTTATTCGTGCGCTCTGCATCAGCATAGTAAAAATCATAGTCTTCCCCCTGCGTCCACCCATCAATCACAGCATTCACGTCGTAGCCTTGCTGCGGCGCGTCCGTGAGTGGGAAATATGCATCAATACCCACAAAATCAATGTTTGGCGATGCCCATAAACTATCCAGATTATACCATCCACCATCCGTGTGGTGATATTCTGACCAATCCGCCGCATAAGTAATTTTTGTGCCTGCACCCATTATTCCTTTGACCGATGCTGCCAGACTTACCAACGCATCCACCGCAGGATACACACCTGTTGCACTAGTTACTTTTGTCAAACCTATTAACTCCGAACCAATAACAAACGCGTCCACTTCCCCGTTCATTAAGTTAGCGTAATGGATTATAAAATTATTATAACCATTAGATTTCACAAAAAAGTTTTGCACATCTGCTGCAGAACCTGTCACACGACCGCGCCAAGGCTTATCCTCTACATCCATAAAAAACATAGGATAGAACAGCACTTTCCACCCCTTTGATTTAATTGCATTTACCAACCGCAACACACTTGCATCATCGGGCGTTCCGCCATAACGTGGCGAATTATTCACCAATGTAATTTGCCGTGCGGTAGCGCGATTATACCCCGCCACCCCCCATAGATCCGGATTAGTTGTAGCCCCTTGCTGATACTCCACTCCCGGCACAATATTACACTGCCCCGCATCCAAGTCGGTACCAAACCACGTCACCACCAAGCCAACCCATTCCAGATTAGGCAGCGCCTCCTCCATTTGATCAAGCGCCAATAATGCATTTGCGACTCCATCCGGGTTATGCATGTTCACCGGCACCCGTGTTCCTTGCTGCACCCAATTACCTGCAACATCTTCTCCCGAAAGCTTTTGCTGAATTTTGGTGTCGTAAACAAACTCACCCGCACCTGGAATAAGAATTACTGATTTAATCATTTCTTCAAGAATTTCTTCTTCATTATTATAATGTTGTGCCTTTTTATTCACTTCAAATGTAAAGTTAGGTATGCGGTTTCCATACTCTGCCAATGGAAAGTCTTCCACCACAATATAAGCTAAGCCGCGATAAGCAGGAGCAAAACCCACACCTTCAAAACCTTCTATAAAAGCATCTGGCATCTGCGCTTCATCACCCGTATAAATACGATACGTGCCTAATGATAAATCCAGTTGTTTTGCATCTGCCCAAATCCGCAATACCGAATCTATTGACCCTTCACAAATAGCAATAGCCAGACTTACTGTATAAGAATAAGTCGTTGTATTTTGCGTCACGCCACCGCCGCCGCCTTTACCACCCCCACCTGATGTCGTGGTTGTAGTCGTGGCCACCTCCTTTATAGGGCGCGACCAAATAATATTGCCCGCTAAACGCATAGTGCCGTAGAGCATTGGTATCATTTTACCATATGTGGAGGTTTGCACTGCTAAATCTGCAACGCGTGGCCCCTCCAAACTTGGCAGTGATCCACTACCAAACACTGTGCCATCAACAGCCGAGCCAACATAACGTCCAATGCTTGATCCAATAGCAGCACCTAATGTTCCGCCTGCTGCACCGCCCAAAGCCGAACCTACTGTACCCAGAACAATAGAAGCCATAAATACCTCAAATTATATTAATGAATTTAGTTTTTAAATATGATGCAATAACGAAAAATATAGCATTTTCCTGATGTTTTATATAAATGCTATTGTTAACTATTACATAAGAGTTTATGCGATTTACATTGACACACTTAACCAAATGTTAATTTCTATGCCATATAATTAACTTATAAAAACTGAATAACTTTTATACGTGAGCAGTGAAATGGCTATAGTAAAAATCCTCAAAAAATTCCTACCCGTCGCTTTGCTGGCTTTCCTAACAAGCGCCTGTGGAAATCATGTGAATTATGTATCTGCTAAAGATCGCAGCTATAATGTAGTACCCACCTTCGCTACCGAGAAAATTACACATAACAGTTGGGTAGAGAAAAAAGAGAACGCCTCCTCTGCCCTTTACACTTCCAGCAACATGGTTGCGCGTGAGCGTTATCACAGCGCTGTATTGGGCAAGCTTCACCTCAAACAGTCTGATGATCCTCAGGTAGAATCCACCACCTTTACGATTCGTAAAGAAAATCGCGCCTATATGGCCGAAACTCCCATCATGAGCTCTTTTAAAATGGGTAAAAAAGACGTGACCTCTAACTTCGCCTTTGGCCATCATAAAGATCATAAAATCATGGCTGGCATCACATTTAGAATGCCCTTCTAAGTCGGGTTAGCTACACGGTAGACCTGTACTATACGAGATAACCACTGCTCGTCCAGCCGATGCTCCACCACTTTGCGTGCGCTTGCCAGAGCATGCACTAATCCTAAACCACCATATCTGTAATCACTAACAATCGCCACATGCTGTGGGGCTTTCTCCAAACGCATTAGCAACACATCCCCCGGCGCCATACTCATTAATTCAATCGGCATCAATACACGCGAAAACACCGCTTTCAACTTTTCTCCGTTCGGCATATGCCCGTAATCACGCTCATCGAACGTCTGCAGAGCATTCCCGTTGATTGCTTTAAGCTGAAGCGCCTCAGCCACCCCTACCAGCAAACCCAAGCAATCGCACCCGCCTCGATCTAATACTGTAGCCTTAGAGCGCCCTTGGTGTAAAAACGGTGTACCAACCCAGCTTCGCGCTTCGTTCACTATATCAACGCCAAACGTGACTACGGCATTATTCATAATTGGCTCCATAAAAAATGCGCCATCAGCCGAAGCCAAAAGCGCCATTATTGAATAATCATTCAGCAAAAATACAGCTTGCTGATATGCTACATATATTGTTGAGTATATATTTTAAGATACGTTAGGAAACTGCGGAAGTAGCAACGCTTATTTTTCCTGCTCAGGCTCTGCCCGAAAATGCCGCCGGAAACTTGGGCGGCCAAATAAGGGGCGTTGTCCCATGCTTTTTGCATAGGTCCATACAAGCCCCGACATCATAATAATCGACATACCAAACACCCAAACAAACGATGCAATGGCACTGTCACCATACAACCCGATTACCGCCGCCGAGCCAAATACCGAAATAGCAATAACAAAGCCCAAAACCTGTCCAAAAATACTACTTACGGTATAGGCTTTAAGCGCTTGTATTTCCCAGTTATGCCGGTGCTTCTGCTCCAACTCGAACATATGCAGAATTTGCGATGCTGCACCTTCTACAACATAGTCGTAACTTTCCAAAATAGTAGGATCCGGCAGCATCTCAACTGCTTTCGGGGTATAGTGACCTTTGTTCTTTGGCTTATTAT
The sequence above is a segment of the Alphaproteobacteria bacterium genome. Coding sequences within it:
- a CDS encoding valine--tRNA ligase, coding for MKTPPEKYDHSEAESRWHDTWEQKQVYRWDSSLTRDETYVIDTPPPTVSGMLHMGHIYSYTQADFIVRYQRMSGKTVFYPMGFDDNGLPTERLVEKAKKVRASDLSREDFIELCMGVSEEARKEFRELFSSIALSVDWNEEYHTVSEQSRRISQMSFLDLFGNSHAYRKLQPMLWDPVDQTAIAQAEVEDKEQPSFFNDIHFAIDGSDEKIVVATTRPELLPACVAVFYHPEDVRYQHLRGKFAVTPLFGVKVPVIEDEAVEPEKGTGIMMCCTFGDEADIEKWRKHDLPTRVILNKYGKIEGLEGAHADSLNGLKAKAAREKTIELLEASGDLLDSKPIIHAVKCAERSGAPLEILPTYQWFIRVLDQKEALKAKADEANWYPKYMQVRMNQWIEGLSWDWCISRQRYFGVPFPVWYVQQVEVQNYSASTEKGAFVHGLQYNPVGAEEIIVPTIDMLPLNPLDTDTTKEFFEKLGYKYQRFDALGGNSGPNPAAEFSQIFEKEGKIYIVRPDADVMDTWATSSISPQLSSRSINANLRDGTAERHAKLFPADLRPQAHEIIRTWAFYTLVKAYLHEDVVPWKNLMISGWCLASDKTKMSKSKGNVVTPVDLIRNKSADVVRYWASTSKLGTDTAFSEDVLKIGKKLVNKLWNATKFAAIHLEKLDKAPVSAIDDVKNGCITEVLDKWVLTRLHRAVSKATADFEKYEYSDARNAAEDFFWNDFCDNYLELVKNRVYGNEGTAAAQMSAVYTIYYCLDGILKLFAPFVPHITEELFSYIFEEDFEKHGSIHARHMWPQANYYPCDAEAEIVGIDCVNLLESVRKHKSERNVSIKYPLEKIAVHVQQIYALEPMLKGAFADLKGATNAAQVDWGVMQGGDSSRMATTKTEDNKFIVSVLFAEQSDVA
- a CDS encoding DUF2793 domain-containing protein, which translates into the protein MATTPNLGMTLVEQSQAQKEITVNMAFTRIDALLNGHGLDKDLAVPPASPAEGDMYIIASGATEDWAGHDGEIAYFEQIWRFIVPNSGMTLWVADESRFYVYDGAAWVANYSMRSAINTQIATGYTLAVTDRGDLITCDNASAITMTLPNDLPAGFECTVLQVAAGAVTFSAASGAILRHRQSHTKTAGQYALCKLFVLSNSDGSSAEYILSGDSAA
- a CDS encoding DUF2335 domain-containing protein, which translates into the protein MTNNPKRQNSHNKPKNKGHYTPKAVEMLPDPTILESYDYVVEGAASQILHMFELEQKHRHNWEIQALKAYTVSSIFGQVLGFVIAISVFGSAAVIGLYGDSAIASFVWVFGMSIIMMSGLVWTYAKSMGQRPLFGRPSFRRHFRAEPEQEK
- a CDS encoding peptidase P60 — its product is MNNAVVTFGVDIVNEARSWVGTPFLHQGRSKATVLDRGGCDCLGLLVGVAEALQLKAINGNALQTFDERDYGHMPNGEKLKAVFSRVLMPIELMSMAPGDVLLMRLEKAPQHVAIVSDYRYGGLGLVHALASARKVVEHRLDEQWLSRIVQVYRVANPT
- a CDS encoding PH domain-containing protein, translating into MPTMKQVNDQIEKLPSSARYIFGTKKEVRKLPSILENNEHIRALTSGYVGSNTWLLVCTDRRIIFLDRGWLYGLKQIQMPLNRINSIDHEIGMAMGSISVWDGATRMTVNNIIRNKVDAFVKIAKQSMEEYNYRVAQYQQQRMQQQQPQQQQPAPQPQQAPQPQPAAELTPQQKAQRMSQLSEHLEKLAVLRDKGILTEEEFQEQKTKMLL
- a CDS encoding glycoside hydrolase TIM-barrel-like domain-containing protein yields the protein MASIVLGTVGSALGGAAGGTLGAAIGSSIGRYVGSAVDGTVFGSGSLPSLEGPRVADLAVQTSTYGKMIPMLYGTMRLAGNIIWSRPIKEVATTTTTTSGGGGKGGGGGVTQNTTTYSYTVSLAIAICEGSIDSVLRIWADAKQLDLSLGTYRIYTGDEAQMPDAFIEGFEGVGFAPAYRGLAYIVVEDFPLAEYGNRIPNFTFEVNKKAQHYNNEEEILEEMIKSVILIPGAGEFVYDTKIQQKLSGEDVAGNWVQQGTRVPVNMHNPDGVANALLALDQMEEALPNLEWVGLVVTWFGTDLDAGQCNIVPGVEYQQGATTNPDLWGVAGYNRATARQITLVNNSPRYGGTPDDASVLRLVNAIKSKGWKVLFYPMFFMDVEDKPWRGRVTGSAADVQNFFVKSNGYNNFIIHYANLMNGEVDAFVIGSELIGLTKVTSATGVYPAVDALVSLAASVKGIMGAGTKITYAADWSEYHHTDGGWYNLDSLWASPNIDFVGIDAYFPLTDAPQQGYDVNAVIDGWTQGEDYDFYYADAERTNKQPLGAAYASKDIAWWWNNTHVNPNGQTTAWVPQSKPIWFTEYGFPSVDGATNQPNVFYDPDSSEGFFPRFSRGRVDFRAQRTGLKATELQWKDSLMIERMFVWTWDARPFPYWPDLLSVWADGGQWKTGHWINGKLGISALAAIVADLCRQVGLDDSEFDVTRLTDLVEGYVVAAPNNARRLIEQLMAAYFFDAVESDGLIKFVPRGGGIAANLDKQDLIAMEGENNAQDLVLVRRQQELELPRQVNVLYVNRSSNYLQGNQFSQRQVTKSREIKTVSLPLVLSDQGAKVLADQWLYHSWISRTQYECNVPMKYGLLEPTDIVEINVDGAFHRMRIVDVLQTKPGLLRLRGVAEDIASYDVYLPPANAQSRTQVVVPLGNTQMEILDLPILPFDDPNQSLLHFALTGLDAGWRGAVVYRSDDGGGSYGQVAISDSPAIVGTALTVLPDGKHTVLDEISSVDVVLLGSEGLENATFAAVLNGANLALIGEELVQFTNAEMLATGKYRLTGLLRGRLGTEYAIASHMVGERFVLLNGRIEKVVASHSGIGLSRLYKPVTIGATLGNTNTVDYAYGGNGWRPYSPVHLSAARSSSNTISIMWVRRDRAGGGWRDYVDIPMNEAFERYEVDVLDEENNVVRTLFVNSNEVEYTESMQIADFGAAQPAVKLRVYQMSQVVGRGYAAEAVV